tatttatttatttatttatatttactttttgtgtttttatttttgagagagagactgtgagcagaggagggagagagagagagggagacacagaatgtgaagcatgcttcaggttctgaggtgttgaaatcagatgcttaaccgactgagccacccagatgccttgaAACAcaggttattttaaaatagccacTTTGATATAGATCTTGGCAGAAGGAGTTGAATAAAAATGTCAGAATCAcactggagtttttttttttttaattaacgaTATGGTATTATAAACCATTTAGTTTGGAGAGCTACAACTACGCTAAGGTGTCTCTTAAGTTCCTTCACTTTATGGGCATTTTGATATAGTAGATATTGATAGAAATCACCTTTCTCTATCCATGGTACCATGCTTTTGGACAAAATGTGACATACACTAAGAGTTTTGCTTTCACTAAATTTCTAATGAACATGCACAAAGGTGTCCCAGTTATTAGGTAGGTTTGAGTAAGAAATAGATACCCTATAAATGTCCAGCCAAATCAGGATATAATACAAACCCTATTACAAAGGCAGCTCAGATAGTCTTATATCCAGATTGTCTTATAAAGGGAAAATCTCAAAGTGGGCTTTGTCAGCAACTTACAGTCTCTCATCTGGCAAGGTTGTCGCAGGCTTTGTTCAAAGTGGCATCGCTGTGGGGGGCATTTCTGCATTCTTGTTTTCTCATCCCTTATTGAATATGTAAATGGTGTTAGTAACCTgttatactgaaataaaattcacaagGCCACAACTGGTACGCATAGGTGGGTGTGCGTGAGAATGGACTTTAGGTAGTCTCACCTCTCTGCCAAGAACCTGATCTTCCGTACTGGCCTTTTGGAGATGTCCACAATGTCATCACAAAAGCATACTTCCCCTGAGGTGAATGTATTCACCATACAGTTACTTGATGATTAAAACTTGGATCACACAACTTggtttttctattaaaaagtgACTTCATAAATTAACATTAATCAGGTAACTAAGAaccttttctaattcttaaacTGATGTGTTATATAAATGTATTGATATGtttatataaagaactacaaaatACAGAGAGTTagcatatattaagaaaaatgaaagaaaatgaaaaccagataGGGACCTACAATGGAGCCAATATCAAGGTCAAATAAAATGGCGTATTCTGGGCAGTCATGGTGCGGTGCGGTAGCGTGTGGTTCAGAAAGTATGGAAACTTCATTGATAACCTAAGACTCTTCACCAGGGGAGGAAGTGGTGGAATGGGTTACCCTCGTTTAGGTGGAGAAGGTGGAAAAGGTGGTGACGTCTGGGTTGTAGCCCAtaagaaaatgactttaaaacaacTTAAAGACAAATATCCTCAGAAACGGTTTGTGGCTGGAGAAGGAGCAAATAGTCGTGTTAATGCACTGAAAGGCTCCAGAGGAAAAGACTGTGAAATTCCTGTACCTGTGGGTATTTCAGTAACTgatgaaaatggtaaaattatAGGAGAACTCAATAAAGAGAAGGACAGAATTTTGGTAGCTGAAGGAGGTCTTGGTGGTAAATTACTTACAAATTTCTTACCATTGAAAGGCCAGAAACGAGTCATTCACCTTGATCTAAAACTTATAGCTGATATAGGCCTAGTAGGATTCCCAAATGCAGGAAAATCCTCTTTGCTAAGTCAGGTTTCTCATGCAAAACCTGCAATCGCAGATTATGCATTTACAACATTACAGCCTGAACTTGGAAAGATTGTGTATAATGATTTCAGACAGATATCAGTAGCTGATCTTCCTGGTTTAATAGAAGGAGCACATATGAACAAAGGAATGGGCCACAAATTCCTCAAGCATATGGAAAGAACTAGACAACTACTTTTTGTTGTCGATATTTCTGGATTTCAGCTTTCTTCCCAAACTCAATACAGAACTGCCTTTGAAACCATAATACTTCTTACAAAAGAGTTGGAGTTGTACAAAGAGGAACTTCAGACAAAACCTGTACTCCTGGCAGTTAATAAAATGGACTTGCCAGGTGCCCAAGATATGTTCCATGTACTGATGAATCAACTCCAGAATCCTAAagattttttgcatttatttaagaaaaacatgattCCAGAGAGGACTGTGGAGTTCCAACACATCATCCCCATCTCTGCAATTACGGGAGAAGGAATTGAAGAATTAAAGAACTATATAAGAAAATCTCTGGATGAACATGCCAACCAGGAAAATGATGCATATCATAAGAAACAGTTGCTTAATTTACAGATTTCTAATACAATATCTTATAATGAGCCACCACCAAAGAATGGTGTTACTAGTCCCAGATAGATGTAatttaaatctattaaaaatgatatcaaggggcccctgtgtggctcattcggttaagtgtctgactcttggttcaggctcagatcatgatctcgcggttcgtgagattgagctctgtgtcaggttctgcactgacagcatggagcctacttgggattctctctctcattctctctgttcctcccttgctcacacgcacgcatgcacatgcacacacacactctctcaaaaaaataaataagtaaaataaataaataagatataggaaaaaaaaataaaaaaaaaataaaataaaatggtgtatTCTGAAATCTAAAGAAGGGATCTTTGTATTTCTGGTTTCTTCACTCATTTATCCCAGTGCCTAGAGCAGTacttggcatacagtaggtgcccAGTGATCCGTGTTGAGTGAATGGAAAGCGTACTAGAACAGATTGACTATCCTCAAGTTTTACTTCTCTAGACACTGTTTCATGACGTGTTTTGCATCTTTATCAGTGACCAGGTGCTAGATGATTGGGATGGCGTCTTTTTAACTATGGGAGCTCTAAGAAGTCTTGtttcacggggtgcctgggtggctcagtcgattgagcgtctgactcttggtttcggctcaggtcatgatctcattgttcgtgagtgtctgtgctgacaacatggtgtccttggctctgtgcttacaacgtggagcctgcttgggattctctctctccctctctctgtgcccctcccccactcacttgctcactctctctcaaaaatgaataaacattaaaaaaattgtttcataattattaaaataagtatattttgagATGTTCATGTAATAGTTTGGGGGATAAATATTGATTAGAAACTCCAGTAAGTTTGAATGCACAGTCCAGAATTCTATGCAATGGTTTTGGTGGATTGGACTTTCATTATGAAAATGCTCCTTTGATTATAtgtaaactgattttttaaatttcttaaatttcaaaatggCAAGTTCATTTATCTAAATGAGTAAATATGTATGTCCAGTTTGAACATCCAAGTAAAGAAAATGATGTGCATAGATTAATTGGgtgcttaaatttatttttaaaattggctGGACCACACCCACAATTCTGGGATGACTCATGAGTCACTAAACTCGTGCATGAGTCTTCAGAATTTcttctcagtttgttctttttctcggTTCTTTTCAGTTCTCTGTAGCATTGATATTCATGAACTATAAAAAGCTCTGTCAGTGTGACTGTTTTCATTGACATAACTGATAATTTCCTACTAGGAAAAACAGTTATTGAATATAATCATTATTAAAATCATGCACTAATTTTCTTACAATTAAAATCAGCCCCAAACCATGGTAGCTCATTATCCATAAATAGTATTGCATTTAAAGTAAGTCACTCCGTGACATGATACCTGATCCATTAGTCCTCATTATATTGTTCTCGAAATTCTATAATTTTGATTAATCATTAGTCCTTTGGTACCTGCaatttcttaatgtttcagtTTCTTAAGAATTCAAAAAATTAGTGTTATATCTATACCCACTCCCTATCCCAGGTAACACCAATGTTGATTTCTGAAATCTTGTAGGCAAATTTATTTAAGAGTTGAATAATTTGTTTCACATGAAGAAGAATGGATGTTCTCTTGGAATTGTTCTCTtggagtttctatttcttctgatAACTGCCAAAGCTTGAGTTTGGATAGCAGGCCTGAGTAGAATTTGTAAGgcaaattttacaaaagaagagacAATTTACCTGATTTTTGTACAAGTGAGCTGCCATGTTTCCACTATTAATTCCTCTGTGATTAATTAATAGAGAAGTCTTGAAAAAAAAGTCCTCTGGCAATTACTGTGCTGCTCTGTGTTTTTTGGAGGAGGGGGCTGCTTGTGCAATTAAATGCCATTCTTTTATTTGATGTAAATTGCGATGTCTTAAAAGTGTAGAGCATGAAAACACAGCCGTGTATCAgaaataactttaatttaaattggTTCGATGACCTCTGAAAGCTAGATGAGAGGTTTTCTGCTGAATGGGCTGGTGCTCTCTGCTGCCTCTATAATTTATGTGAGAAATTAGTGCGAATGGTTCACTTTTATGGAGCAGTACTGCTTGTGGCAAGCCTGCAGAAACAATTTTCCCCCAAGCCTCCATCTGTTCTTCAAACTAGGGCATATGCCATCTCATCGAGCTTGAAAGTCAACT
The nucleotide sequence above comes from Panthera tigris isolate Pti1 chromosome B2, P.tigris_Pti1_mat1.1, whole genome shotgun sequence. Encoded proteins:
- the LOC102965375 gene encoding GTP-binding protein 10; this translates as MVRCGSVWFRKYGNFIDNLRLFTRGGSGGMGYPRLGGEGGKGGDVWVVAHKKMTLKQLKDKYPQKRFVAGEGANSRVNALKGSRGKDCEIPVPVGISVTDENGKIIGELNKEKDRILVAEGGLGGKLLTNFLPLKGQKRVIHLDLKLIADIGLVGFPNAGKSSLLSQVSHAKPAIADYAFTTLQPELGKIVYNDFRQISVADLPGLIEGAHMNKGMGHKFLKHMERTRQLLFVVDISGFQLSSQTQYRTAFETIILLTKELELYKEELQTKPVLLAVNKMDLPGAQDMFHVLMNQLQNPKDFLHLFKKNMIPERTVEFQHIIPISAITGEGIEELKNYIRKSLDEHANQENDAYHKKQLLNLQISNTISYNEPPPKNGVTSPR